Proteins encoded together in one Papio anubis isolate 15944 chromosome 3, Panubis1.0, whole genome shotgun sequence window:
- the C1QTNF7 gene encoding complement C1q tumor necrosis factor-related protein 7 isoform X2: MFVLLYVTSFAICASGQPRGNQLKGENYSPRYICSIPGLPGPPGPPGANGSPGPHGRIGLPGRDGRDGRKGEKGEKGTAGLRGKTGPLGLAGEKGDQGETGKKGPMGPEGEKGEVGPVGPPGPKGDRGEQGDPGLPGVCRCGSIVLKSAFSVGITTSYPEERLPIIFNKVLFNEGEHYNPATGKFICAFPGIYYFSYDITLANKHLAIGLVHNGQYRIKTFDANTGNHDVASGSTVIYLQPEDEVWLEIFFTDQNGLFSDPGWADSLFSGFLLYVDTDYLDSISEDDEL; the protein is encoded by the exons ATGTTTGTCTTGCTCTATGTTACAAGTTTTGCCATTTGTGCCAGTGGACAACCCCGGGGTAATCAGTTGAAAGGAGAGAACTACTCCCCCAGGTATATCTGCAGCATTCCTGGCTTGCCTGGACCTCCAGGGCCCCCTGGAGCAAATGGTTCCCCTGGTCCCCATGGTCGCATCGGCCTTCCAGGAAGAGATGGTAGAGACggcaggaaaggagagaaaggtgaAAAGGGAACTGCAG GTTTGAGAGGTAAGACTGGACCACTAGGTCTTGCCGGTGAGAAAGGGGACCAAGgagagactgggaagaaaggaCCCATGGgaccagagggagagaaaggagaagtagGTCCAGTTGGTCCTCCTGGACCAAAGGGAGACAGAGGAGAACAAGGGGACCCAGGGCTGCCTGGAGTTTGCAGATGTGGAAGCATTGTGCTCAAATCCGCCTTTTCTGTTGGCATCACAACCAGCTACCCAGAAGAAAGACTACCTATTATATTTAACAAGGTCCTCTTCAATGAGGGAGAGCACTACAACCCTGCCACAGGGAAGTTCATCTGTGCTTTCCCAGGGATCTATTACTTTTCTTATGATATCACATTGGCTAATAAGCATCTGGCAATTGGACTGGTACACAATGGGCAGTACCGGATAAAGACCTTCGATGCTAACACAGGAAACCATGATGTGGCTTCGGGGTCTACAGTCATCTATCTGCAGCCAGAAGATGAAGTCTGGCTGGAGATCTTCTTCACAGACCAGAATGGCCTCTTCTCAGACCCAGGTTGGGCAGACAGCTTATTCTCCGGGTTCCTCTTATACGTTGACACGGATTATCTAGATTCCATATCAGAAGATGACGAATTGTGA
- the C1QTNF7 gene encoding complement C1q tumor necrosis factor-related protein 7 isoform X1, whose translation MSRQEPKMFVLLYVTSFAICASGQPRGNQLKGENYSPRYICSIPGLPGPPGPPGANGSPGPHGRIGLPGRDGRDGRKGEKGEKGTAGLRGKTGPLGLAGEKGDQGETGKKGPMGPEGEKGEVGPVGPPGPKGDRGEQGDPGLPGVCRCGSIVLKSAFSVGITTSYPEERLPIIFNKVLFNEGEHYNPATGKFICAFPGIYYFSYDITLANKHLAIGLVHNGQYRIKTFDANTGNHDVASGSTVIYLQPEDEVWLEIFFTDQNGLFSDPGWADSLFSGFLLYVDTDYLDSISEDDEL comes from the exons AGCCAAAGATGTTTGTCTTGCTCTATGTTACAAGTTTTGCCATTTGTGCCAGTGGACAACCCCGGGGTAATCAGTTGAAAGGAGAGAACTACTCCCCCAGGTATATCTGCAGCATTCCTGGCTTGCCTGGACCTCCAGGGCCCCCTGGAGCAAATGGTTCCCCTGGTCCCCATGGTCGCATCGGCCTTCCAGGAAGAGATGGTAGAGACggcaggaaaggagagaaaggtgaAAAGGGAACTGCAG GTTTGAGAGGTAAGACTGGACCACTAGGTCTTGCCGGTGAGAAAGGGGACCAAGgagagactgggaagaaaggaCCCATGGgaccagagggagagaaaggagaagtagGTCCAGTTGGTCCTCCTGGACCAAAGGGAGACAGAGGAGAACAAGGGGACCCAGGGCTGCCTGGAGTTTGCAGATGTGGAAGCATTGTGCTCAAATCCGCCTTTTCTGTTGGCATCACAACCAGCTACCCAGAAGAAAGACTACCTATTATATTTAACAAGGTCCTCTTCAATGAGGGAGAGCACTACAACCCTGCCACAGGGAAGTTCATCTGTGCTTTCCCAGGGATCTATTACTTTTCTTATGATATCACATTGGCTAATAAGCATCTGGCAATTGGACTGGTACACAATGGGCAGTACCGGATAAAGACCTTCGATGCTAACACAGGAAACCATGATGTGGCTTCGGGGTCTACAGTCATCTATCTGCAGCCAGAAGATGAAGTCTGGCTGGAGATCTTCTTCACAGACCAGAATGGCCTCTTCTCAGACCCAGGTTGGGCAGACAGCTTATTCTCCGGGTTCCTCTTATACGTTGACACGGATTATCTAGATTCCATATCAGAAGATGACGAATTGTGA